Proteins encoded together in one Microcebus murinus isolate Inina chromosome 16, M.murinus_Inina_mat1.0, whole genome shotgun sequence window:
- the MTG2 gene encoding mitochondrial ribosome-associated GTPase 2, with amino-acid sequence MILSRLFSARPRTVFEGAGRRLPRRAAPRLLSVGRADGAKHQEPPRKKLLSEKKLKRHFVDQRRVLVRGGNGGAGASCFHSEPRKEFGGPDGGDGGNGGHVILRVDQQVKSLSSVLSQYQGFHGEDGGSKNCFGRGGAVLYVRVPMGTLVKEGNDIVADLSHPGDEYIAALGGAGGKGNRFFLANDNRAPVTCTPGQLGQERVLYLELKTMAHAGMVGFPNAGKSSLLRAISNARPAVAAYPFTTLNPHVGIVHYEGHQQVAVADIPGIIRGAHRNRGLGFAFLRHIERCRFLLLVLDLALPEPWTQVEDLKYELEKYKEGLSARPHVVVANKIDLPQARASLPLLRERLGREVVALSALTGENLEQLLLRLKELHDADAEAELRQGRQPLRW; translated from the exons ATGATACTCTCAAGGCTTTTCTCAGCAAGACCGCGGACCGTGTTCGAGGGCGCGGGCCGGCGCCTTCCGAGGCGGGCTGCGCCCCGGCTGCTCTCGGTCGGCCGCGCAGACGGCGCCAAGCACCAGGAGCCCCCCAGGAAGAAGCTGCTGTCTGAGAAAAAGCTG AAAAGGCACTTCGTAGACCAGCGGAGAGTGCTCGTGCGCGGTGGCAATGGAGGTGCCGGGGCGAGCTGCTTCCACAGCGAGCCCCGCAAGGAGTTTGGAGGCCCGGACGGTGGGGATGGAGGCAACGGCGGCCACGTCATCCTGAGAG TTGACCAGCAAGTCAAGTCTCTGTCGTCAGTCCTGTCCCAGTACCAGGGCTTCCACGGAGAAGACGGCGGCAGCAAGAACTGCTTTGGGCGGGGCGGAGCCGTCCTCTACGTGCGG GTCCCCATGGGCACGCTGGTGAAGGAGGGAAACGACATTGTGGCAGACCTGTCCCACCCAGGTGACGAGTACATCGCCGCGCTGGGGGGAGCGGGAGGAAAAGGCAACCGCTTCTTCCTGGCCAACGACAACCGCGCCCCTGTGACCTGTACCCCCGGGCAGCTGGGTCAGGAGCGAGTTCTCTACCTGGAGCTGAAGACGATGGCCCACGCTGGGATG GTTGGATTCCCCAATGCCGGGAAGTCCTCGCTCCTCCGTGCCATTTCGAACGCGCGCCCCGCCGTGGCTGCCTACCCGTTCACCACCCTGAACCCCCACGTCGGCATCGTCCACTACGAGGGCCACCAGCAAGTCGCAG TGGCGGACATCCCCGGCATCATCCGCGGCGCCCACCGGAACCGGGGCCTGGGCTTCGCCTTCCTCAGGCACATAGAGCGCTGCCGGTTTCTCCTGCTCGTCCTGGACCTCGCCCTGCCGGAGCCCTGGACGCAGGTTGAGGACTTGAAGTACGAACTGGAGAAGTACAAGGAGGGCCTGTCCGCGAGGCCCCACGTGGTCGTGGCAAACAAGATCGACCTCCCCCAGGCCCGCGCCAGCCTGCCCCTGCTGCGGGAGCGCCTGGGCCGGGAGGTCGTGGCGCTGTCGGCGCTGACCGGCGAGAACctggagcagctgctgctgcGGCTGAAGGAGCTGCACGACGCCGACGCGGAGGCCGAGCTGCGGCAGGGCCGCCAGCCGCTGCGGTGGTAG